One window of the Camelina sativa cultivar DH55 chromosome 1, Cs, whole genome shotgun sequence genome contains the following:
- the LOC104708514 gene encoding probable inactive receptor-like kinase SSP, producing MGGCCVSTPLENDQPPPQQPQTQHVERKNDEVKNDEPKNDGFVNWPFTEFFLSDLTTATKNFSSEEIISENAEDSSNVVFKGLLSENLGFVAVKRFKITPWDHPDYFAEDAKEVGELKHKRLVKLLGYCSDEDEGFLVAEFMPNDTLAKRLFYQKDMEWSMRLRVAYHIAEALDYCNTAGFVSYSNLSAYTVLFDKDGDACLSSFGLVKEVVDCDRRTKRNVTTESVTYRFGTILVNLLTGIQILPIQAPEMINGKDVTDLMDPNLNGNFSKEEAATVLALATECLQCEYRKSLITTELVATLKDLYTKTQIPSLEMLELAKQHDEASSSSQQQQLGHCGTSQAQHEQ from the exons ATGGGTGGTTGTTGCGTCTCCACGCCTCTCGAGAACGATCAACCTCCTCCACAACAGCCACAGACTCAGCATGTCGAACGTAAGAACGATGAAGTCAAGAACGACGAACCCAAGAACGATGGATTCGTCAACTGGCCTTTCACAGAGTTCTTCCTCTCCGATCTCACAACGGCGACCAAGAACTTTAGCTCCGAAGAGATTATATCAGAGAACGCAGAAGACTCTTCCAATGTCGTCTTCAAAGGTCTTTTATCAGAGAATCTTGGCTTCGTCGCTGTCAAAAGATTCAAGATTACGCCTTGGGATCATCCTGACTACTTCGCG GAAGATGCAAAAGAAGTTGGGGAGCTAAAGCACAAGAGACTCGTCAAGTTGTTAGGATACTGCAGCGATGAAGATGAAGGGTTTCTTGTTGCAGAGTTCATGCCTAACGATACTCTTGCTAAGCGTTTGTTCTATC AGAAAGACATGGAATGGTCAATGAGGTTGCGAGTTGCGTATCATATAGCCGAAGCATTGGACTATTGCAATACCGCTGGTTTTGTCTCATACAGTAATCTAAGTGCTTACACAGTTCTGTTTGATAAG GATGGTGATGCGTGTCTATCCAGTTTTGGCTTGGTGAAGGAGGTCGTCGATTGTGATCGAAGAACGAAAA GAAACGTGACCACTGAGAGTGTGACATACAGATTTGGTACCATCCTTGTGAATCTGCTTACTGGAATCCAAATTCTTCCAATCCAA GCTCCTGAGATGATCAATGGGAAGGATGTTACTGATCTGATGGATCCAAATCTAAATGGAAATTTCTCTAAAGAAGAAGCTGCCACAGTTTTAGCACTCGCCACTGAATGTTTGCAATGCGAGTACAGAAAGAGTCTTATCACAACAGAGCTTGTTGCAACACTTAAAGACTTGTATACTAAAACGCAA ATTCCATCTCTTGAAATGCTCGAACTGGCAAAGCAGCACGATGAGGCATCATCTTCGAGTCAACAGCAACAACTTGGACACTGTGGTACTAGCCAAGCTCAACATGAGCAATGA
- the LOC104792067 gene encoding uncharacterized protein LOC104792067 — translation MYSNGAFHEVEKDGKLLLMYHHPKYCPIPQTQSPTFSTDLPLQPLFLCPRLRRLKYMSSRSSDTFPLSSSPEYVFPTTRNSNDHHVLPLFWCNNREFDANGGCHICQGSNFGTDYYFCNYCSVKLHKECVQSPPKIKHPFHPEHSLQLFFHDDMSRKIECLCCGRRAHWLVYHCTICQTFMHPICAMNPIPFVIDPPKNHVHSLTFFPKQTSLTCNLCGILRKIYPTYVCFRCNFVAHNDCMNYPHIIKISRHRHRISFTLSLPSREWFCGVCRSSISADYAAYTCDTCSDYVVHSICAIGKDVWDGKELEGVPEILDITQDDGPFEVISEGVILYFLHDHHLRLEVSKFYDENMLCQACVLPIYEGNFYVCMECEFILHETCAKAPRRIQHALHPHPLILEVPKRYTYNNVHYNIVHCDTCGRRSLGFAYGCRIGVCDFKLDVRCASISEPFYYEGHEHPVFLALGAGIKLICHVCKIKCLKPLNCIKCNFIMFQVRNLAIQSKV, via the coding sequence ATGTATTCTAACGGTGCATTTCATGAGGTTGAAAAGGATGGCAAACTATTACTGATGTACCATCACCCTAAGTATTGTCCTATACCACAAACACAGTCCCCAACCTTTTCCACTGACCTTCCTCTCCAACCTCTTTTCTTATGCCCTCGATTACGACGGCTGAAGTACATGTCTTCTAGAAGTTCAGACACTTTTCCGCTTAGTTCTTCCCCAGAGTACGTCTTTCCTACAACAAGAAACTCTAATGATCATCATGTACTCCCTTTGTTTTGGTGCAACAATAGAGAATTTGATGCCAATGGTGGATGCCACATATGCCAAGGCTCAAATTTCGGCACAGACTATTATTTTTGTAACTACTGTAGCGTAAAATTACACAAAGAATGCGTTCAATCTCCACCTAAAATCAAACACCCTTTCCATCCTGAGCATTCTCTCCAACTTTTCTTTCATGATGATATGTCTCGCAAAATTGAGTGTTTGTGTTGCGGAAGAAGAGCACATTGGTTGGTTTATCATTGTACCATATGTCAGACTTTTATGCATCCAATCTGTGCGATGAACCCAATCCCCTTTGTTATAGACCCACCAAAAAATCATGTCCACTCTCTCACCTTTTTCCCTAAACAAACTTCCTTAACTTGTAACCTTTGTGGTATCTTGAGAAAAATTTATCCCACCTACGTTTGTTTCAGATGTAACTTTGTTGCTCATAATGATTGTATGAATTACCCACACATCATCAAGATATCACGTCATCGCCATCGTATCTCCTTCACTCTTTCCCTTCCATCTAGAGAATGGTTTTGTGGAGTTTGTCGTTCAAGTATTAGCGCTGATTATGCTGCATATACTTGTGACACGTGTAGCGATTATGTTGTTCATTCAATATGCGCTATTGGGAAGGATGTATGGGATGGAAAAGAACTCGAAGGTGTACCAGAAATATTGGATATAACACAAGATGATGGGCCGTTCGAGGTGATATCTGAAGGAGTGatactttattttcttcatgaCCATCATCTCCGACTCGAGGTTAGCAAATTTTATGATGAAAACATGCTTTGTCAAGCGTGTGTCCTTCCTATATATGAAGGTAACTTCTATGTTTGTATGGAGTGTGAGTTCATCCTCCATGAAACATGTGCTAAAGCTCCTCGTAGAATCCAGCATGCGTTACATCCTCATCCACTTATATTGGAGGTCCCCAAGAGATATACTTACAATAATGTCCATTACAACATTGTCCATTGCGACACTTGTGGTCGTCGTTCTCTTGGCTTTGCCTATGGGTGTAGGATAGGGGTATGTGACTTCAAGCTAGATGTAAGGTGTGCTTCAATTTCTGAGCCGTTTTATTACGAAGGTCATGAACATCCCGTGTTCCTAGCTTTAGGCGCAGGAATAAAACTCATATGTCACGTATGCAAAATAAAATGTCTAAAACCATTAAATTGCATCAAATGcaattttattatgtttcaaGTGCGCAACCTTGCCATACAAAGCAAGGTATAA
- the LOC104792075 gene encoding probable inactive receptor-like kinase SSP, translating into MGGCCVSTPLVNDQPPPQQPQTQHVEPKNDEVNNDELKNDGFINWPFTEFSLSDLTTATKNFSSDEIISENREESSNVVFKGLLSENLGFVAVKVFKITPQEDHPDYFAKVAKEVGKLKHKRLVKLLGYCSDEDEGFLVAEFMPNDTLAKRLFHQKNMEWSMRLRVAYHIAEALDYCNTAGFDLYNNLSAYTVLFDKDGDACLSSFGLVKGINDDQRSTGSVNPQNVTYRFGTILVNLISGKQIPPSHAPEMILGKTLDQLVDPYLKGRFSMDEATTVFKLATQYLRHEDQESPTTREIVATLETLLTRPQVPSHEVIETTTQQEEASSSTHLSPLGEACSRMDLASIHQILVSTAYNDDKDLIESSFREWTEVQELQDVRKQGDQAFEEQDFKTAIAFYSQFIENRKLVYPSVYARRSISYLFCNEPDNSLLDGMTAQNVYPDWPTAFYLQSVALAKLNMNSDSTYMLKEAAILEAKRHQQ; encoded by the exons ATGGGTGGTTGTTGCGTCTCAACGCCTCTCGTGAACGATCAACCTCCTCCGCAACAGCCACAGACTCAGCATGTCGAACCCAAGAACGATGAAGTCAATAACGACGAACTCAAGAACGACGGATTCATCAACTGGCCTTTCACAGAGTTCTCCCTCTCCGATCTCACGACGGCTACCAAGAACTTCAGTTCCGACGAGATCATATCAGAGAACCGAGAAGAATCTTCCAATGTCGTCTTCAAAGGTCTTTTATCAGAGAATCTTGGCTTCGTCGCTGTCAAAGTATTCAAGATTACGCCTCAGGAGGATCATCCTGACTACTTCGCG aaAGTCGCAAAAGAAGTTGGGAAGCTAAAGCACAAGAGACTCGTCAAGTTGTTAGGATACTGCAGCGATGAAGATGAAGGGTTTCTTGTTGCAGAGTTCATGCCTAACGATACTCTTGCTAAGCGTTTGTTCCATC AGAAAAACATGGAATGGTCAATGAGGTTGCGAGTGGCGTATCATATAGCGGAAGCATTGGATTATTGCAATACCGCTGGTTTTGACTTGTACAATAATCTAAGTGCTTACACAGTTCTGTTTGATAAG GATGGTGATGCGTGTCTATCCAGTTTCGGCTTGGTGAAGGGGATCAATGATGATCAAAGATCAACAG GAAGTGTGAACCCTCAAAATGTGACGTACAGATTTGGCACTATCCTTGTGAATCTGATAAGTGGGAAGCAAATTCCTCCAAGCCAT GCTCCTGAGATGATACTTGGAAAGACTCTTGACCAGTTGGTAGATCCATACCTGAAGGGGAGGTTCTCCATGGATGAAGCTACCACAGTTTTCAAACTCGCCACTCAATATCTGCGGCACGAGGATCAAGAGAGTCCCACCACAAGAGAGATTGTTGCAACGCTTGAAACCTTGCTAACTAGACCACAA GTTCCATCTCATGAAGTGATTGAAACGACAACGCAACAAGAGGAGGCATCATCGTCAACTCATCTTTCGCCACTAGGAGAGGCCTGTTCGAGAATGGACCTTGCATCTATTCATCAAATCCTGGTGTCGACAGCATACAACGATGACAAGGATTTAATCGAG TCATCTTTCAGAGAATGGACAGAGGTGCAAGAACTTCAAGACGTACGAAAACAAGGTGACCAAGCCTTCGAAGAGCAAGACTTTAAAACCGCCATCGCCTTTTATTCGCAG TTCATTGAGAATAGGAAACTGGTGTACCCAAGTGTTTATGCCAGGCGTAGTATAAGCTATCTGTTCTGCAATGAGCCAGATAACTCTCTCCTTGATGGGATGACAGCACAAAATGTGTACCCGGATTGGCCAACCGCCTTCTACTTGCAGTCTGTGGCCTTAGCCAAACTCAACATGAACTCTGACTCTACTTATATGTTGAAAGAAGCAGCTATTCTTGAAGCAAAGAGACATCAACAGTGA
- the LOC104708540 gene encoding uncharacterized protein LOC104708540 has translation MASFSVQVNGELAGYFRSARGLRQGCSLLPYLFVICMDVLSKMLDKATASQDIGYHPRCKNLRLTHLCFADNLMILSDGKVRSVDGIVQVLNIFAKRSGLTISMEKTTLYLGGVSPDNTALLGNRLLRESIRELDSICSAFLWSGLALNAKKAKFSWTDVCKPKCEGGLGLRSLKETNDGGFFWSVKPASLSGSWMWKHLLKYRDLAKTFAKVEVNNGTLTSFWYDNWSAHGYLLDKVGSRGGDERTLVLLMSIYSCSLVRRYGEVPTPELTLIGWLDKQIRAQLLAIKRMGDRHYALGMQRWLATRY, from the exons ATGGCTTCATTCTCGGTTCAGGTAAATGGAGAGCTTGCGGGCTATTTTCGTAGTGCTAGGGGCCTGCGTCAAGGCTGCTCGCTCTTGCCCTACCTGTTTGTCATCTGTATGGATGTTCTATCCAAGATGTTGGATAAAGCTACTGCTTCGCAGGACATTGGATATCACCCGCGGTGCAAAAATCTACGGTTAACGCATCTTTGTTTTGCGGATAACCTTATGATATTATCGGATGGTAAGGTCCGATCTGTTGATGGTATTGTCCaggttttgaatatttttgctAAGCGTTCAGGCCTAACCATTAGTATGGAGAAAACAACTTTGTATCTTGGAGGAGTCTCCCCGGATAATACTGCACTTTTGGGCAATCG GCTTCTGCGGGAAAGCATTCGAGAATTAGATAGTATATGCTCAGCTTTCTTATGGTCTGGCCTGGCTCTGAATGCTAAGAAGGCAAAGTTTTCATGGACTGATGTGTGTAAACCTAAGTGTGAGGGTGGACTAGGATTGAGATCATTGAAGGAGACAAATGAT GGTGGCTTTTTCTGGTCTGTTAAACCTGCATCTCTCTCAGGCTCCTGGATGTGGAAACATTTGCTAAAATATCGCGACTTGGCTAAAACTTTTGCAAAAGTGGAGGTCAACAATGGAACTCTCACATCGTTCTGGTATGACAACTGGTCGGCTCATGGTTATCTGTTGGATAAAGTTGGTTCACGAG GTGGAGACGAGAGAACACTTGTTCTTCTCATGTCCATATACAGCTGCAGTTTGGTCCG GCGGTATGGGGAAGTTCCTACTCCTGAGCTAACTCTTATTGGCTGGCTTGACAAGCAAATTAGAGCTCAACTTCTCGCTATTAAACGTATGGGGGACCGACACTATGCTCTCGGTATGCAGAGATGGCTCGCCACACGCTACTAA